The following proteins come from a genomic window of Triticum aestivum cultivar Chinese Spring chromosome 6A, IWGSC CS RefSeq v2.1, whole genome shotgun sequence:
- the LOC123131709 gene encoding ATP-dependent helicase BRM isoform X2, with amino-acid sequence MQPGGAPSGSSPASSPRPEQPATASQQQQAQHLGFARNQAMMQQQQQQQQSYQAGMPHGMMGGGGGFPQSSGPMGPFQGQRGLPQPGGPQGLVAGQQYNQSTMQQQAYMQFLMQQQKSHGMQLQQQQQQAKMNMAGPSTRGDQDAAANPVKMQELMSLQAQAQAQAQAQAQAQAQAQAQAQMLKRQSEHLQQAEKQPEQGQRAGSSEQRSGDMRPPMPPQGIPGQQMPSAGMVRPMQPMQGQVGMASMGGIPLQAIHAWAKEQKIDLSDPANASLISQIIPIWQSRMAAMQKQNTTNMAAQQQQQQQQQQQQQQQQQQQQQQQQNQQMLPRQVNSDAPVNGNNPGQAPLKPRQPPLPSSSVSAGAETKMANPSNLQMQQQFSAQSSNERAVRPPMTMGNAGQMMHMTQSSGHGNKISEQPNPKNTLASSEAMQLQYARQLQQANRATAPTATPGETGGSQAPTQGGRPNSNFTKHQLHVLKAQILAFRRLKRGDRTLPPEVLELIMSPPPLPDPQTQLVSGPPVIPNRERAASVNADEQGRPMESGDKAPEKPLLLKGPSLPKPEVSASEEKTGSASGPMQVTEVPPKEPLRILPVSAPEQSNTAPIKSEQEPERGIQRTPGRSDYSGERGKSVPTDSGSADAEQAKRAASTSSAPSPRDVPRKYHGPLFDFPSFTRKHDSMPPANYNGSLALGYDMKDLLAQEGMMVLGKKREDNLKKISGLLSINLERKRIRPDLVLRLQIEEKKLKLLERQARMRDEVEEVQQEIMAMPDRIYRKFVKQCERQRVELIRQVHQMQKASREKQLKSIFQWRKKLLEAHWAIRDARITRNRGVAKYHERMLREFSKKKDDDRSKRMEALKNNDVERYRQILLEQQTSVPGDAAQRYNVLSSFLSQTEEYLYKLGGKITATKNQQQVEEAANAAAAAARAQGLSEEEVKAAAQCAGQEVMIRNTFSEMNAPREENASVNKYYMLAHAVTEKVTKQPSLLRLGTLRDYQLVGLQWMLSLYNNKLNGILADEMGLGKTVQVMALIAYLMEFKGNYGPHLIIVPNAVLVNWKSELLNWLPSASCIFYVGAKDQRQKLFSQEVLAVKFNVLVTTYEFVMFDRSKLSRIDWKYIIIDEAQRMKDRESVLARDLDRYRCQRRLLLTGTPLQNDLKELWSLLNLLLPEVFDNRKAFQDWFSKPFQRDAPTPNEEDDWLETEKKVIIIHRLHQILEPFMLRRRVEDVEGSLPRKDSIVLRCKMSAIQGAIYDWIKSTGTIRVDPEDEKIRIQRNPMYQAKTYKNLQNKCMELRKVCNHPLLSYPFMNYYGKDFIIRSCGKLWNLDRILIKLHRSGHRVLLFSTMTKLLDILEDYLQWRQLAYRRIDGTTSLEDRESAIVDFNRPGSECFIFLLSIRAAGRGLNLQSADTVVIYDPDPNPQNEEQAVARAHRIGQTREVKVIYMEAVVDNISSYHKEDELRNGGSGDLEDDLAGKDRYMGSIESLIRNNIQQYKIDMADEVINAGRFDQRTTHEERRMTLETLLHDEERYQESLHDVPSLQEVNRMIARTEEEVELFDQMDEEFDWTGDMMKHNQVPKWLRVGSTDVDCVVASLTKKPARNASGSAPDNGDKLEKRRGRPTGSGKYSIYREYEDEDDEESEEDDEERNTPSHPEEEAGESEEEEENDDSVPDDDNKDQSEEEEPNNDDGYDLQQGTGSGKGHKSEEAGSTGSSSGSRRLPPPAPSSSLKKLRSLSALDSRPGTFSKRTSDDLEDGEIALSGDSHMDLQQSGSWNHDRDDGEDEQVLQPKIKRKRSLRTRPRPSTDKQEDRSGADDPTSRQQDTVHPVVKQKRNMPSVKASPASRAAKSTHLSGSGEGSAEHSKQNWSNKVINSAGTKMSDSMQRKCKNVISKLWRRIGKEGHQKIPNIASWWRRNENSSSKGVAGSTLDLQKIELRVDGLEYSGVAEFIADMQQMLKSVVQHFGYRHEVRVEAEILHNLFFNIMKIAFPDSDFQEVKDSLSFSNPGGGASSAAVPSAKHLASGLKRRSATTEVEQHGPGSGKHSHHASAGEAPSRAKPERDSRHSGPGSRDQSLDSPGLPLHPGDLFIAKKKRQDRARSSIGSPSSSGPRGPLSPTNTGRLGPAPSPRGARTPFQRDSHPSQQSMPGWGAHSDRGGSSPPGIGDIHWAKPAKRQRTDTGKRRPSHL; translated from the exons ATGCAGCCCGGCGGGGCGCCCTCCGGCAGCTCGCCGGCCTCGTCGCCGCGGCCGGAGCAGCCGGCCACGGCGTCGCAGCAGCAGCAGGCGCAGCACCTAGGGTTCGCCAGGAATCAG GCAATgatgcagcaacagcagcagcagcagcaatcctaCCAGGCCGGTATGCCGCATGGTATGATGGGCGGAGGGGGCGGCTTCCCCCAGTCCTCGGGCCCGATGGGGCCGTTCCAGGGCCAGAGGGGCCTGCCCCAGCCCGGTGGACCGCAGGGCCTGGTTGCGGGCCAGCAGTACAACCAGAGCACAATGCAGCAGCAGGCATACATGCAGTTTCTGATGCAGCAGCAGAAGTCCCATGGGAtgcaactccagcagcagcagcagcaggccaaAATGAATATGGCAGGACCGTCCACAAGGGGGGACCAGGATGCGGCTGCCAACCCCGTGAAGATGCAGGAGCTCATGTCCCTTCAGGCCCAGGCCCAGGCccaggctcaggctcaggctcaggctcaggCCCAGGCACAGGCGCAGGCGCAGATGCTTAAGAGACAGTCCGAGCATCTTCAGCAGGCGGAGAAGCAGCCAGAGCAGGGGCAGCGGGCCGGTAGCAGCGAGCAAAGGAGCGGTGACATGAGGCCTCCTATGCCACCACAAGGAATCCCTGGGCAGCAGATGCCATCAGCTGGTATGGTGAGGCCGATGCAGCCAATGCAAGGTCAAGTGGGCATGGCCAGCATGGGTGGTATCCCGTTGCAAGCTATCCATGCCTGGGCAAAGGAGCAGAAAATCGATCTGTCTGATCCTGCAAATGCAAGTCTCATTTCTCAAATCATACCTATCTGGCAGTCCAGGATGGCCGCCATGCAGAAGCAGAACACGACAAACATGGctgcacagcagcagcagcagcagcagcaacagcagcagcaacagcagcagcaacagcagcagcaacaacagcagcagaatCAGCAAATGCTTCCTAGGCAGGTGAACAGTGATGCCCCAGTAAATGGGAATAATCCTGGTCAGGCTCCATTGAAGCCCCGGCAGCCTCCCCTGCCTAGTTCTTCTGTTTCTGCTGGAGCAGAGACAAAGATGGCGAATCCGAGCAACTTGCAGATGCAGCAGCAGTTTTCTGCCCAAAGTTCAAATGAGAGGGCTGTGAGGCCGCCCATGACAATGGGCAACGCCGGGCAAATGATGCATATGACCCAAAGTTCTGGACACGGGAATAAGATTTCTGAGCAGCCCAATCCAAAGAATACCCTTGCGAGTTCAGAAGCGATGCAGCTGCAGTATGCAAGACAGTTGCAGCAGGCTAATCGAGCTACCGCCCCTACAGCAACTCCTGGTGAAACAGGAGGATCACAGGCCCCAACTCAAGGTGGTCGGCCGAATTCGAATTTCACAAAACATCAACTTCATGTACTTAAAGCTCAAATATTAGCTTTTCGGCGTCTGAAG CGTGGTGACCGTACACTCCCACCGGAAGTTCTTGAATTAATCATGTCTCCTCCGCCACTGCCGGACCCACAGACGCAGCTGGTCTCTGGACCTCCAGTAATACCCAATCGTGAAAGGGCTGCTTCAGTCAATGCTGATGAACAAGGAAGGCCCATGGAGAGTGGTGATAAAGCTCCTGAAAAACCTCTATTGTTGAAGGGACCCTCTTTACCAAAGCCGGAGGTTTCTGCTTCGGAAGAGAAAACTGGTTCTGCAAGTGGCCCCATGCAAGTGACGGAAGTTCCACCCAAGGAGCCTCTTAGAATTTTACCAGTTTCTGCACCTGAACAAAGTAACACTGCTCCCATTAAATCCGAGCAGGAACCAGAAAGGGGTATCCAGAGAACACCTGGGAGAAGTGATTACAGTGGTGAAAGGGGAAAATCTGTACCGACTGATAGTGGTTCGGCAGATGCTGAGCAGGCAAAAAGAGCTGCCTCTACAAGTAGCGCACCATCTCCAAGGGATGTACCCAGAAAATATCATGGCCCATTATTTGATTTCCCGTCCTTTACTAGGAAACATGATTCCATGCCCCCTGCAAATTACAACGGTAGTCTGGCACTTGGTTATGACATGAAAGATTTATTGGCTCAGGAAGGCATGATGGTTCTTGGCAAGAAACGAGAGGATAACTTGAAAAAGATTAGCGGCTTGCTTTCAATTAATCTAGAGAGGAAAAGGATCCGGCCAGATCTTGTTTTGAGGCTACAGATTGAAGAAAAAAAGCTGAAACTCCTAGAGCGCCAGGCTCGCATGAGGGATGAAGTTGAAGAGGTGCAACAAGAAATAATGGCGATGCCTGATAGGATATACAGGAAGTTTGTCAAGCAATGCGAGCGTCAACGCGTCGAGCTTATAAGGCAAGTTCATCAGATGCAAAAGGCCTCGAGAGAGAAGCAGCTGAAATCCATTTTCCAATGGCGCAAGAAGCTTTTGGAAGCACATTGGGCTATTCGTGATGCACGAATAACTCGTAACAGAGGGGTGGCCAAGTACCATGAAAGGATGTTGAGGGAATTCtcaaagaaaaaggatgatgatcgAAGCAAAAGAATGGAGGCACTAAAAAACAATGATGTGGAACGATATCGTCAAATACTATTGGAACAACAAACCAGTGTTCCTGGTGATGCAGCTCAAAGATACAATGTTCTATCTTCGTTCTTATCCCAGACTGAAGAGTACCTTTATAAACTCGGTGGGAAAATTACTGCTACCAAGAATCAGCAACAAGTAGAAGAGGCAGCAAATGCTGCAGCAGCAGCTGCACGGGCACAG GGTCTTTCTGAAGAAGAAGTGAAGGCTGCTGCACAATGTGCTGGCCAGGAGGTTATGATAAGAAACACATTCTCGGAGATGAACGCACCAAGGGAGGAAAATGCATCTGTTAACAA GTACTATATGTTAGCTCATGCTGTGACTGAAAAAGTAACAAAGCAGCCCTCACTTTTGAGATTAGGAACTTTAAGGGACTACCAACTG GTGGGCCTTCAATGGATGCTTTCGCTCTACAATAATAAATTGAATGGCATTTTGGCTGATGAGATGGGTCTTGGCAAGACTGTACAG GTTATGGCATTGATTGCATACTTGATGGAGTTTAAAGGGAATTATGGACCACATCTCATAATAGTGCCAAATGCTGTCTTGGTCAATTGGAAG AGTGAACTGCTAAATTGGTTACCATCCGCATCTTGCATCTTTTATGTTGGTGCAAAGGATCAAAGGCAAAAGTTGTTCTCTCAA GAGGTTTTGGCTGTCAAATTTAATGTTCTTGTGACAACATATGAATTCGTTATGTTTGATCGTTCTAAGCTTTCAAGAATTGACTGGAAGTACATTATAATTGATGAGGCCCAACGAATGAAGGACAGAGAGTCAGTCTTGGCCCGTGATCTTGATCGCTATCGTTGCCAGCGACGTCTCCTTCTCACTGGCACTCCTCTACAG AATGATCTCAAGGAGCTTTGGTCCCTTCTAAATTTGTTGCTTCCAGAAGTGTTTGACAACCGCAAGGCATTTCAAGATTGGTTCTCAAAGCCTTTTCAGAGGGATGCTCCTACACCTAACGAAGAAGATGATTGGTTGGAGACCGAGAAGAAAGTTATTATTATTCATAGGCTTCATCAAATTTTGGAACCTTTTATGCTACGTAGGCGTGTTGAAGATGTTGAAGGTTCACTTCCACGGAAG GACTCTATTGTTTTGAGGTGCAAAATGTCTGCCATTCAAGGTGCTATATATGATTGGATCAAATCCACTGGCACCATTAGAGTTGATCCGGAAGATGAGAAAATACGTATCCAAAGAAATCCAATGTACCAGGCCAAGACATATAAGAATCTTCAAAACAAATGCATGGAACTGAGGAAAGTCTGCAACCATCCTTTGCTGTCATATCCCTTTATGAATTACTACGGGAAGGATTTTATTATCAGATCTTGCGGGAAGTTGTGGAATCTTGATAGGATTTTAATCAAGCTTCATAGATCTGGTCACCGTGTTCTCCTCTTTAGCACTATGACAAAACTTCTTGACATCCTGGAGGACTATTTGCAATGGAGGCAACTTGCTTACAGGCGAATTGATGGAACAACTAGCTTGGAGGACCGTGAATCGGCAATTGTTGATTTTAATAGGCCTGGTTCTGAGTGTTTTATATTCTTGCTTAGTATCCGTGCTGCTGGTAGAGGTCTGAATCTTCAGAGTGCAGACACTGTTGTAATTTATGACCCCGATCCCAATCCACAAAATGAAGAACAAGCTGTTGCAAGGGCCCATCGTATAGGGCAGACTAGGGAGGTAAAGGTTATTTACATGGAGGCCGTTGTTGATAACATCTCAAGTTATCACAAAGAGGATGAATTGAGGAACGGAGGAAGTGGAGATCTGGAGGATGACCTTGCTGGAAAGGACAGATACATGGGTTCAATCGAAAGTCTCATCCGCAATAATATACAACAATACAAAATTGATATGGCAGATGAAGTCATTAATGCTGGTCGTTTTGATCAAAGAACGACCCATGAGGAAAGGCGCATGACTCTGGAGACTCTGCTGCATGATGAAGAGAGGTATCAAGAAAGTCTTCATGATGTTCCTTCGCTACAGGAAGTTAATCGTATGATTGCTCGGACTGAAGAGGAAGTCGAGCTCTTTGATcagatggatgaagaattcgattGGACAGGAGATATGATGAAACATAATCAGGTTCCAAAGTGGCTCCGCGTTGGCTCTACAGATGTTGACTGTGTTGTGGCGAGCTTAACCAAAAAGCCTGCCCGAAATGCATCTGGCAGTGCTCCTGACAATGGTGACAAACTCGAGAAAAGAAGGGGGCGACCCACGGGGTCTGGTAAGTACTCTATCTACAGGGagtatgaagatgaagatgatgaggagtccgaagaagatgatgaagagaggAATACACCATCTCACcctgaagaagaagcaggagaatctgaagaggaagaggaaaatgATGATTCAGTACCTGATGATGATAACAAAGATCAATCGGAGGAAGAAGAGCCTAACAATGATGATGGGTACGATCTTCAACAAGGGACAGGAAGTGGAAAAGGTCACAAGTCTGAAGAAGCTGGCTCTACAGGATCTTCATCTGGAAGCCGGAGATTACCACCACCGGCCCCTTCCTCATCTTTGAAGAAGTTGCGGTCTCTATCTGCATTAGATTCCCGCCCAGGCACTTTTTCAAAAAGAACT TCAGATGACTTGGAGGACGGAGAGATTGCATTATCAGGGGACTCACATATGGATCTACAGCAATCAGGAAGCTGGAACCATGACCGGGATGATGGTGAGGATGAACAGGTCCTGCAGCCAAAAATAAAACGCAAAAGGAGTCTCCGAACTCGTCCAAGACCTAGTACCGATAAACAGGAAGATAGATCTGGTGCAGATG ATCCTACTTCCAGGCAGCAAGACACAGTTCATCCGGTAGTGAAACAGAAGCGTAACATGCCATCAGTAAAGGCTTCTCCTGCTTCTAGGGCAGCGAAATCTACCCACTTGTCTGGGTCTGGGGAGGGATCTGCTGAGCACTCCAAGCAGAATTGGAGCAACAAGGTCATCAATTCTGCTGGCACAAAGATGTCTGACAGTATGCAGAGAAAG TGTAAGAATGTAATAAGCAAGCTTTGGAGGAGAATTGGCAAAGAGGGACACCAAAAAATACCCAACATAGCTTCTTGGTGGCGAAGGAATGAAAATTCTTCATCCAAAGGTGTGGCTGGAAGCACCCTCGACCTACAGAAAATCGAATTACGAGTTGATGGATTAGAGTATAGCGGCGTAGCTGAGTTCATAGCGGACATGCAGCAGATGTTGAAGAGTGTGGTTCAACATTTCGGCTACAGACATGAG GTCCGGGTAGAAGCTGAGATTCTCCACAACCTATTCTTCAACATAATGAAGATCGCCTTCCCAGACTCTGACTTCCAAGAGGTGAAGGACTCGCTGTCGTTTTCGAATCCCGGAGGTGGTGCAAGCAGCGCGGCTGTCCCATCAGCAAAGCACCTGGCTTCAGGCCTGAAGCGCCGTTCCGCCACCACTGAAGTGGAGCAGCATGGTCCCGGCAGCGGCAAGCACAGCCATCACGCGTCGGCCGGCGAGGCTCCTAGCCGGGCCAAACCCGAGAGGGACTCAAGGCATTCAGGACCAGGCAGCAGGGACCAGAGCCTCGACAGCCCAGGGCTGCCGCTGCACCCTGGCGACCTGTTCATCGCCAAGAAGAAGAGGCAAGACCGGGCTCGGTCCAGCATCGGGTCGCCATCCAGCTCAGGCCCCCGTGGACCGCTCTCCCCGACCAACACTGGCCGGTTGGGCCCGGCGCCGTCGCCCAGAGGCGCGAGGACACCGTTCCAGAGGGACTCTCACCCGTCCCAGCAGTCCATGCCCGGGTGGGGCGCGCACTCGGACCGCGGGGGGAGCTCGCCGCCCGGCATCGGGGACATCCACTGGGCCAAGCCTGCCAAGCGGCAGCGGACCGACACAGGCAAGAGGCGGCCGAGCCACTTGTGA